In the Numida meleagris isolate 19003 breed g44 Domestic line chromosome 5, NumMel1.0, whole genome shotgun sequence genome, one interval contains:
- the TRUB1 gene encoding probable tRNA pseudouridine synthase 1, whose product MATGELGGRSAEKLFSLSGLFAVYKPKGPTSAAVLNLLKERLLAEAGVQTKDNKRKRQALKIGHGGTLDSAATGVLVVGIGKGTKMLKTILAGSKKYTAIGLLGRATDTLDATGKVTEEKPYDQITKRDLENVLQKFTGDIMQVPPLYSALKKDGERLSTLVKRGEAVEAKPARPVRVYSLSLQQFQPPLFTLDVECGGGFYVRSLVSDIGKELSTCASIQELTRTKHGPFTLEEHALHEDRWTIDEIARSLEHCMSLFPGEQSHKKFKTEHPGETAVSCEDK is encoded by the exons ATGGCCACCGGGGAGCTGGGCGGCAGGTCGGCCGAGAAGCTCTTCTCTCTGAGCGGGCTGTTCGCCGTCTACAAGCCCAAAGGGCCCACCTCGGCCGCCGTGCTCAACCTGCTGAAGGAGCGGCTGCTGGCAG aagcCGGTGTGCAAACAAaagataacaaaagaaaaaggcaagcCTTGAAGATTGGACACGGTGGAACTTTGGACAGTGCGGCAACAGGAGTTCTGG tGGTGGGTATtggaaagggaacaaaaatgctgaaaactaTATTGGCAGGTTCCAAG aaGTACACTGCCATTGGACTGCTGGGCAGAGCTACTGATACCTTAGATGCTACAGGAAAAGTAACTGAAGAGAAGCCTTATG accAGATAACAAAAAGAGATCTTGAGAATGTGCTGCAGAAGTTCACAGGGGACATAATGCAGGTTCCTCCACT CTATTCTGCTTTGAAGAAGGATGGAGAAAGGCTATCAACTCTAGTGAAGAGAGGAGAAGCAGTTGAAGCAAAGCCTGCTCGGCCAGTAAGAGTGTACAGcctctctctccagcagttccagCCACCACTGTTCACACTGG ATGTCGAATGTGGTGGTGGCTTTTATGTCAGGAGCCTGGTCAGTGACATTGGCAAAG AACTTTCAACCTGTGCCAGCATACAAGAGCTGACCCGAACCAAACACGGTCCGTTTACGCTAGAAGAACACGCGCTTCATGAAGACAGATGGACAATTGATGAAATTGCACGATCCTTAGAGCATTGCATGTCTCTTTTCCCAGGAGAGCAATCTCATAAAAAATTTAAGACAGAGCATCCTGGAGAAACTGCTGTGAGCTGTGAAGATAAGTGA